The nucleotide sequence AGGTAAGCTTTCCATCAGGAGCACATCTACGGCTATGACTAAGCATGCAGATTGGACTAAGAAGCTTCCACCTACAATCACCCAGGTTGTCTCTCACATGCAACTTCCTTCTTCACAGGCATTTAACTTGTATGTTTCACTTGTTTAAGCAAAGAAAAGTAGATGAAGTATTTCAGTATAAGACTTGTTTATTAAACTTgtgtcctgcccttcctcccaaagtggTAAACAATAACCACAGCAGTTTTCCCTCTAGTTCTGATAGAAAGTGATAAAATGTCGTAAACCTTCAATTCACTCTGCTTCAGTGGACTTCAAGTATCATGTAAAGGAAGTCAACATTATAATGAACCCAGACTTAGTATAGCTGACAATATTATTTTTGTATATACTAGTAATTCAGAAATAAAGTTGAACAATACTGACAATACAAAACCCTTTAAGATTCAATTTTTTAttcatacaaaacaaaaacaaatttggGGGGTAATAAAGGACATTCTAGTATTTCTGCTTCCAGCTAGCATTCTGTAACATTTCTCTGTTCAATATACAGCAGTCCCATCCCAGACCGCAGCATCACTGAAAGCTATGAGGTTTCCATCTTGTAGCCGTGTTTTTCTAATTCAGCTCTgtaaagtaaaaacaaagcaCACAAATTATTTAAATCCTACGAAATGTTACACACTCAATTCTtgcttacattaaaaaaaaaatacttgattGGAAACAGACTAAGTTTCTATTGAGTATCAATGAGACCCAAGTGCCAGGAAGTGTCTGGGCTCAACCCAACATGTATAAAATCTCTCAAAACATATTCTAATtactcctccttttccttccaaaaCAATTAGTATTCTGATGAAAAGTCTGATTACATAATAtaaaatcctttttaaattgggttggatccagattaaAGTAAGCTGCACTATGTTCCCACTGAAATGACTTCATTCaagctacaatcctatacccacttacctagaAGGAAGCTTCATGACTGCACTGTCAGTTATAACTAACTTTTCACACTCATTTAAGTAGGAACAATGTGCAactaacttagtctggatccagcTGTTTATCATATATCCACCTGCACAAATCAATAGTGAAAGGTTGTTGTAAACAGTTCAATGAAATATGTATCTTCCTTCAGCTCTCCTACGCTACTTCCTCCAAAACTTTCCTCTCCCCTCTACCTGTGGTTGCATCCATTCGCCACCCACCCCTATTCCCTACTGAGTTGCTAAAGCAGACACAAGAAGCACAAGCCtttgaattaccatatttttcaccctataggatgcaccagcccataggacgcacctaatttttttggggggggggagtaaaggggaaaaaaattattcccccccccaggcgtggggctggggaagcccgagcttcccccgaccccagcccccagaacatgcagctctccgcaagctgtgggagcccaggccgggctcccacggcttgcggagagctgcgcaaagctaagcctgggcgcgctgcgcctccccgctgtcccctgagcttgtggggctggcagtggggagaagcgtgcttctccccgctgtcaacctccaaaccaggtcaggaGACAGCGGGCTGGCGGCGTTCCGGGGGACAGCGGGCTGGCGGtagggctctcctgaagcctggagagcgagaatggtcggtgcgcaccgacccctctcgctttccaggcttcggtgaaagcctgcattcgccccatagggcgcacacacatttccccttcatttttggagggggaaaagtgcgtcctatagggcgaaaaatacggtttgTTGTTTCAGTGTGCATGTATCTCCATCTTCTTTGCCTGAGGAAGCCACAAACCCCTCAAGGCCAAAGGGAGGCAAGGCATTGCTAAGCATGCAGCCAAGGTAACAAAAATAAGCTATGTGCAGAGAAAAAATAATCTCAGAACAGGAAGCGTTATTTTGCAGATACAGTAGATAAaggaaaacagatgaagcaaCTGAAATATGATCCAATCATTAAatgctttctcctcctcttctttctgatgtATCTGGCATGGTTCTTCAGTTTTGGCTATTTTATCAATATCTGCTGTATAAGAAATAATAGTCAGTCCTGCAATTAACTTAAAACTGCTTTTTCAGACTGACAATAAGTGACAGCAACACAATTTTCATCTCAAAATTCAGCTGGAGATATTGAGCTTAACCCATTTAGAGCTGCTAGTACCTCAATAGTGATTAATACTAGTTGACACTGCAGCTATTTTATTATGTGCACAATATGGCTAAATATCAGTAAAGTGATGCAGCTTGAAACTTAAAGCAACTGCTGATGTGTACAAAGTTCCATGTTACGTATGGGAGCCACTACAAAATGTGATTTTGTCTAGCATGTCAGATCTGATTCTTGTTTGAGGGATTCTAGCCTGCAATTTTTTCACTATTTGTATATACTGAAAACTTTTAGATGACCTTAGCTGATTGGAGAAATCATCTTCCACATTGTCATCATCCCAATTGTCTTCCCACACATgtgcatcttcatcttcatctaaaCCAGCCCAGTCTGAAAAAAAGGACACAGGACAAGTTTAGTTTATATATAGTTAAACTGTGAGCAAAACATTTCAGCAACTTGAATATCAGAAAGCTTCATTCCCTTTGTGttataaatagttgtttttaactgttttaacaaTAATCTTACTGCATTATtgttttgaggggtttttttacaaTTAAACAGTGtatcaattttatgaaatgaaataaataaatgcaactttAACGATACAATTCAGAGCACAATGTAATTTCATGCCGCTCttctgtaagtacagtggtacctcgggttaagtacttaattcgttccggaggtccgtacttaacctgaaactgttcttaacctgaagcaccactttagctaatggggcctcctgctgttgctgcgccgccggagcacaagttctgttctcatcctgaagcaaagttcttaacctgaagcactatttctggg is from Podarcis raffonei isolate rPodRaf1 chromosome 12, rPodRaf1.pri, whole genome shotgun sequence and encodes:
- the SEM1 gene encoding 26S proteasome complex subunit SEM1, producing MMSEKKQPVDLGLLEEDDEFEEFPAEDWAGLDEDEDAHVWEDNWDDDNVEDDFSNQLRAELEKHGYKMETS